The following proteins are encoded in a genomic region of Sorangiineae bacterium MSr12523:
- a CDS encoding SDR family oxidoreductase, with translation MSIRTALVTGASGGIGVAIVERLRANGLKVIRLDVSGPCDLKLDISRDTLPADVFGSVDICVANAAIVDTMAAAHKMSLAQWSRDIDVNLTGSFRVIQACLVGMRARRWGRVIAISSVAGHLGAPGQIAYAASKSGLQGLMRTVAIENTSHGITANCVLPGLVATPKALAMPDDIRERAIAAIPAGRFAEPAEIAHLTAFLASEEASYITAQEIEIDGGMSLTSFSLRPPRPVSPT, from the coding sequence ATGAGCATACGCACTGCTTTGGTGACCGGTGCCAGCGGTGGTATCGGTGTTGCGATCGTCGAACGGCTGCGCGCCAATGGGCTGAAGGTTATCCGTCTCGATGTTAGCGGTCCTTGCGATCTCAAGCTGGATATCTCCCGGGACACGCTGCCCGCCGATGTTTTCGGCAGCGTGGACATCTGTGTAGCGAACGCCGCCATCGTCGATACGATGGCCGCGGCGCATAAAATGTCACTCGCGCAGTGGTCTCGAGATATCGATGTAAACCTCACGGGGTCGTTCCGCGTCATTCAGGCTTGCCTCGTTGGAATGCGGGCGCGGCGTTGGGGCCGCGTCATTGCGATCTCGAGCGTCGCCGGACACCTCGGGGCGCCCGGTCAAATAGCATACGCGGCGTCCAAATCGGGGCTGCAGGGGCTGATGCGGACCGTGGCGATCGAGAATACGAGTCACGGCATCACAGCCAATTGTGTTCTGCCGGGACTGGTCGCGACCCCCAAGGCCCTTGCGATGCCCGACGATATTCGGGAGCGTGCCATCGCCGCCATCCCCGCCGGACGTTTCGCGGAGCCGGCAGAAATAGCGCACCTCACTGCATTTCTGGCCAGCGAGGAAGCCTCGTACATCACCGCGCAGGAAATCGAAATCGACGGTGGAATGAGCCTCACCTCGTTCTCACTCCGGCCTCCTCGCCCCGTTTCGCCCACGTAA